The Apteryx mantelli isolate bAptMan1 chromosome Z, bAptMan1.hap1, whole genome shotgun sequence genome has a segment encoding these proteins:
- the ATP5F1A gene encoding ATP synthase subunit alpha, mitochondrial: MLSARVAAALARSLPRQAGLISRNTLGAAFVATRNIHASKTCFQKTGTAEVSSILEERILGADTSAELEETGRVLSIGDGIARVYGLRNVQAEEMVEFSSGLKGMSLNLEPDNVGVVVFGNDRLIKEGDVVKRTGAIVDVPVGEELLGRVVDALGNPIDGKGPITSKTRRRVGLKAPGIIPRISVREPMQTGIKAVDSLVPIGRGQRELIIGDRQTGKTSIAIDTIINQKRFNDGTDEKKKLYCIYVAIGQKRSTVAQLVKRLTDADAMKYTIVVSATASDAAPLQYLAPYSGCSMGEYFRDNGKHALIIYDDLSKQAVAYRQMSLLLRRPPGREAYPGDVFYLHSRLLERAAKMNDSFGGGSLTALPVIETQAGDVSAYIPTNVISITDGQIFLETELFYKGIRPAINVGLSVSRVGSAAQTRAMKQVAGTMKLELAQYREVAAFAQFGSDLDAATQQLLNRGVRLTELLKQGQYVPMAIEEQVAVIYAGVRGHLDKLEPSKITKFESAFLAHVLSQHQALLSTIRTEGKISDQTEAKLKEIVTSFLSTFEA; the protein is encoded by the exons atgctcTCCGCCCGCGTGGCCGCCGCCCTCGCCCGCTCCCTGCCGCGGCAGGCCGGACTG ATTTCCAGAAACACCCTGGGTGCAGCATTTGTTGCTACAAGAAACATCCATGCCTCCAAAACATGTTTCCAGAAAACTG GCACTGCTGAGGTATCCTCTATTCTTGAGGAACGCATTTTGGGAGCTGATACCTCTGCTGAACTTGAGGAGACTGGCCGTGTGCTCTCGATTGGTGATGGTATTGCCCGTGTGTACGGCCTAAGAAATGTCCAAGCAGAAGAAATGGTTGAATTCTCTTCTGGACTGAAG GGTATGTCCTTGAACTTGGAGCCCGACAATGTTGGTGTTGTCGTGTTTGGTAATGACAGACTGATCAAAGAAGGGGATGTTGTGAAGAGGACTGGTGCCATTGTGGATGTTCCAGTTGGGGAAGAGCTGCTGGGCCGTGTTGTAGATGCCCTGGGCAATCCCATTGATGGGAAG gGTCCTATTACTTCTAAGACACGTAGGAGAGTTGGCTTAAAGGCTCCTGGGATCATTCCCAGGATCTCTGTGCGTGAACCTATGCAGACTGGTATTAAAGCTGTGGATAGCTTGGTGCCCATTGGCCGTGGCCAGCGTGAGCTGATCATTGGTGACAGGCAGACTGG GAAAACTTCAATTGCAATTGACACAATAATCAACCAGAAGCGGTTTAATGATGGAACAGATGAGAAAAAGAAGCTGTACTGTATCTATGTTGCAATTGGGCAGAAGAGATCTACTGTTGCTCAGCTGGTGAAGAGGCTCACTGATGCAG ATGCCATGAAGTATACTATTGTGGTTTCTGCCACAGCATCTGATGCTGCGCCCCTTCAGTATCTGGCTCCCTACTCGGGCTGCTCCATGGGGGAATACTTCAGAGACAATGGAAAACATGCTCTTATCATCTATGATGACTTATCCAAGCAG GCTGTTGCCTATCGTCAGATGTCTCTGCTGCTGCGTCGTCCACCCGGTCGTGAGGCCTACCCGGGTGATGTGTTCTACTTGCACTCTCGTCTGCTGGAGAGAGCAGCCAAAATGAACGATTCCTTTGGAGGTGGCTCTCTGACTGCCTTGCCTGTCATTGAAACTCaggctggtgatgtgtctgcttACATTCCAACTAATGTCATCTCCATCACTGATGGGCAG ATCTTCTTGGAAACTGAGCTGTTCTACAAAGGTATCCGTCCAGCCATCAACGTTGGTCTGTCTGTATCCCGTGTAGGCTCTGCTGCTCAGACCAGGGCTATGAAGCAG GTGGCAGGTACCATGAAGCTGGAATTAGCTCAGTATCGTGAAGTAGCTGCCTTTGCTCAGTTTGGTTCTGATCTGGATGCTGCCACACAACAGCTGCTGAATCGTGGTGTGCGCCTGACGGAGCTCCTCAAGCAGGGACAGTACG TTCCCATGGCTATTGAGGAACAAGTTGCAGTCATCTATGCTGGAGTAAGAGGTCACTTGGACAAGCTGGAGCCCAGCAAAATCACTAAATTTGAGAGTGCTTTCCTAGCTCATGTTCTGAGCCAGCACCAGGCACTCCTCTCTACTATCAG GACTGAAGGGAAGATCTCTGACCAGACAGAAGCTAAGTTGAAGGAAATAGTCACAAGTTTCCTGTCTACTTTTGAGGCATAA